The following proteins are encoded in a genomic region of Nitratireductor sp. GISD-1A_MAKvit:
- a CDS encoding O-acetylhomoserine aminocarboxypropyltransferase, whose product MSERTPGFDTLAVHAGAQPDPATGARATPIYQTTSYVFDDADHAASLFGLKAFGNIYTRIMNPTQAVLEERVAALEGGTAALATASGHAAQLLTFNNLMRPGANFIAAKKLYGGSINQFGHAFKNFDWHVRWADPEDFDSFESQIDENTQAIFVESLANPGGTFVDLEKIGDIARRHGLPFIVDNTMASPYLLRPIEHGADIVLHSLTKFMGGHGNSVGGALVDGGTFDWSKSGKYPMLSEPRAEYGGMVLHETFGNFAFAIAARVLGLRDFGPAISPFNAFQILTGIETLALRMQRHSDNALKVAEWLKGHDRVAWVSYPGLADDPNHALMKKYSPKGAGAVFTFGLKDGFDAGVKVVESVELFSHLANIGDTKSLIIHPASTTHRQLSDEQKAAAGAGVDVIRLSIGIEDVEDIIADLEQALAQI is encoded by the coding sequence ATGAGTGAGCGTACGCCCGGTTTTGACACGCTGGCGGTGCACGCAGGCGCGCAGCCCGATCCGGCGACAGGCGCACGCGCCACGCCGATCTATCAGACCACCTCCTATGTTTTCGACGATGCGGATCACGCCGCATCGCTGTTTGGCCTGAAGGCCTTCGGAAACATCTACACCCGGATCATGAACCCGACCCAGGCCGTGCTTGAAGAGCGCGTCGCGGCCCTTGAGGGCGGCACGGCGGCGCTTGCCACGGCTTCCGGTCACGCCGCACAGCTTCTAACCTTCAACAATCTGATGCGACCGGGCGCGAATTTCATCGCAGCCAAGAAGCTTTACGGCGGTTCCATCAACCAGTTTGGCCACGCCTTCAAGAATTTCGACTGGCATGTGCGCTGGGCCGATCCGGAAGATTTCGACAGTTTTGAAAGCCAGATCGACGAGAACACGCAGGCTATCTTCGTGGAAAGTCTCGCCAATCCGGGTGGTACATTTGTCGACCTGGAAAAGATCGGTGACATCGCACGCCGCCATGGTCTGCCGTTCATCGTCGACAACACCATGGCCTCGCCCTATCTCCTGCGCCCCATCGAGCATGGCGCGGACATCGTGCTGCACTCGCTGACGAAATTCATGGGGGGGCATGGCAATTCAGTGGGGGGGGCTCTTGTCGATGGTGGCACGTTCGACTGGTCGAAATCGGGCAAATATCCGATGCTCTCGGAGCCGCGCGCCGAGTATGGCGGCATGGTGCTGCATGAAACCTTTGGCAATTTCGCCTTCGCAATCGCTGCCCGTGTCCTGGGTCTGCGCGATTTCGGTCCTGCCATTTCGCCCTTCAATGCGTTCCAGATCCTGACCGGTATCGAGACGCTTGCCCTGCGCATGCAGCGTCACAGCGACAATGCGCTCAAAGTGGCTGAATGGCTCAAGGGGCATGACAGGGTGGCCTGGGTTTCCTATCCGGGACTGGCTGACGACCCCAATCATGCGCTGATGAAGAAATACTCGCCCAAGGGGGCGGGTGCCGTGTTCACCTTTGGCCTGAAGGACGGGTTTGATGCCGGCGTGAAGGTTGTGGAGAGCGTCGAGCTCTTCTCGCACCTGGCCAATATCGGGGACACGAAGTCACTGATCATTCATCCGGCTTCCACCACGCATCGTCAGCTTTCCGATGAACAGAAAGCGGCTGCGGGCGCCGGCGTTGACGTGATCCGACTGTCCATCGGTATCGAGGATGTGGAGGACATCATCGCCGATCTGGAGCAGGCGCTGGCCCAGATCTGA
- a CDS encoding CoA-binding protein: MNHDRYDEAYISGILNTVKSVAIVGASANEVRPSFFVTKYLVDKGYTVFPVNPGHAGKEIAGRPVVARLADLPEPVDMVDVFRPSSAIPGVVDEVLAMQPLPGVVWMQLTVRDDAAAKKLEAHGIKVVMDRCPKIEYARLSREIGWNGVNSRVISSKKPVMRKGFQSFGIRQR; encoded by the coding sequence ATGAACCACGATAGATATGATGAAGCCTATATTTCCGGCATTCTGAACACGGTAAAGTCCGTCGCCATCGTCGGCGCATCCGCCAATGAGGTGCGACCGAGTTTTTTCGTCACGAAATACCTCGTCGACAAGGGGTACACGGTGTTTCCCGTCAATCCGGGCCATGCGGGCAAGGAGATTGCCGGTCGGCCGGTCGTTGCCCGTCTCGCCGATCTGCCGGAACCCGTGGACATGGTTGATGTATTCCGACCGTCTTCCGCCATTCCCGGCGTTGTCGATGAAGTGCTGGCGATGCAGCCGCTTCCTGGCGTTGTCTGGATGCAGCTTACAGTTCGCGATGACGCTGCGGCGAAAAAGCTGGAAGCGCATGGCATCAAGGTGGTGATGGACCGCTGCCCGAAGATTGAATATGCGCGGCTTTCACGCGAAATCGGCTGGAACGGGGTCAACAGCCGGGTCATTTCCTCCAAAAAGCCTGTCATGCGCAAGGGATTCCAGAGTTTTGGCATCCGCCAGCGCTGA
- a CDS encoding enoyl-CoA hydratase — MAEAAAVHESVKAPVSVSEADGILRITLASPPANALSIGMMEALKGELDRAQSDETVRVIVLRSEGKVFCAGHDLKELTAHRSGKDRGRAFFEKTMLLCASVMQTIVRHPKPVIAEVSGVATAAGCQLVASCDLAVASETAKFATPGVNIGLFCSTPMVALSRNVSRKHAMEMLLTGEMIDAETARSFGLINRVVPQESLNQTVMDFAQVIASKSPLTLRIGKEAFYEQAEMDLAQAYEYTVRVMVENMMAQDAEEGIGAFIEKRAPEWQGR, encoded by the coding sequence ATGGCCGAGGCGGCGGCAGTTCATGAGAGCGTTAAGGCACCGGTTTCAGTGAGCGAGGCCGACGGGATCCTGAGGATCACCCTGGCCAGTCCACCGGCCAATGCACTTTCGATTGGAATGATGGAAGCGCTGAAGGGCGAGCTGGACCGTGCTCAGTCGGACGAAACCGTTCGGGTGATCGTGCTTCGCTCCGAGGGCAAGGTGTTCTGCGCCGGCCACGATCTGAAGGAACTGACCGCACATCGATCTGGGAAAGACCGGGGCAGGGCGTTTTTTGAGAAGACCATGCTTTTGTGCGCCAGTGTTATGCAGACGATTGTTCGTCATCCCAAGCCGGTGATCGCCGAAGTGAGCGGGGTGGCAACCGCTGCGGGCTGTCAGCTCGTCGCTTCCTGCGATCTGGCGGTGGCGAGCGAGACAGCCAAATTCGCCACGCCGGGCGTGAATATCGGCCTCTTCTGTTCCACGCCGATGGTGGCGCTGTCGCGCAACGTCTCGCGCAAACATGCGATGGAAATGCTGCTGACAGGCGAGATGATTGATGCGGAAACGGCCAGGAGTTTTGGTCTCATCAACCGGGTCGTGCCCCAGGAAAGCTTGAATCAGACTGTCATGGATTTCGCGCAAGTCATTGCTTCCAAATCACCTTTGACACTTCGGATTGGCAAGGAGGCCTTCTATGAACAGGCCGAGATGGATCTTGCGCAAGCCTATGAGTACACGGTGCGGGTGATGGTGGAAAACATGATGGCACAGGACGCTGAAGAAGGTATCGGTGCCTTTATCGAAAAGCGCGCGCCCGAGTGGCAGGGCAGGTGA
- a CDS encoding PaaI family thioesterase, translating to MDATRGAPGNDNTTFKPVLNAEEVNCYLREVFPQACSGDPAEYRAIDIWPGGCTVRLEVAFKHLRPGDTVSGPSLFALADIGGYVCALSHIGRKALTVTTNLNINFMRKAGPGVIDGHCRILKLGRRLMVFEAELVAGEASETVAHATGTYAIPPAN from the coding sequence ATGGATGCCACACGCGGGGCGCCCGGAAACGACAACACCACATTCAAGCCGGTCCTGAATGCGGAAGAGGTGAATTGTTATCTCCGCGAGGTTTTTCCGCAAGCCTGCAGCGGAGATCCTGCCGAGTATCGTGCCATCGATATCTGGCCCGGCGGCTGTACGGTCAGGCTCGAAGTCGCCTTCAAGCATCTGCGCCCGGGCGACACCGTGTCGGGCCCCTCGCTTTTCGCGCTCGCAGATATCGGCGGCTATGTCTGCGCACTCTCCCATATTGGCCGCAAGGCCCTCACCGTCACGACCAATCTCAACATCAACTTCATGCGCAAGGCCGGTCCCGGTGTCATAGACGGCCATTGCCGAATTCTCAAACTGGGACGCCGGCTGATGGTGTTCGAGGCTGAACTCGTGGCTGGAGAGGCGAGCGAAACCGTTGCGCACGCAACCGGCACCTACGCAATCCCGCCCGCCAACTGA